The Flavobacterium commune genome contains a region encoding:
- a CDS encoding glycoside hydrolase family 98 domain-containing protein: MKKKILFYKESTKNIFLIIFFLSFVQLVNAQQNVSLRRPVSPDKPMWLVHIDTWNYADPQKIIDLIPVDIRPYVVMNISLSISHDVATSQFKVAEYGYEIAKSWIRTCAQNRMWAMIQPSSGGYSQFSDFDLSVYEEFYKDYPNFIGFNYAEQFWGYDDASDPLSPSWSNRMSHFANLLKLSNQYGGYLSVSWCGNQWSPAINPIGMMKRNPAFAKACRDYTENYILSEKYTQISYQSDMESICLGSYLSGYSGNYGIRYDDTGWTNASGVHEGFTMATAAAPHFEHMMLTGQTVIDGPELIWTQCFRETNRITSSNGYMSRNWETFPQFDNTSVDIFRKILDGTVRIPTRTEVIDRTKVVIVNDVQSGTPDNIYSTPETLFEGLYRMDGDGNYKDNKSFFKKTGRFPTIPTVFELDDTEAKSFDVQINKSNYATKWPTITSKQTELNALFPEEYTGDLFVGRHENGWVTYNPYKTVAGKIASASIPFKYNTCEKVELTYSQYSAGIIKEFSNKVNFYLTNYNEYDSSLKTDIIKIFGSNSEPTYSYLDRANHQASIITKNWSGGVLTLTIQHNGPLDLTVNCSGAATGRLSAYTEARLIEPNKPSVYIGARQNEAEHFDYKNINSIITGGQNGSIRNYQGQGYLNFGTNAAASIRDVIKALRKGTYQLEIRYSAPVSAVTTIDLYVNGIKVATPIFNKTNDESSWLTISQNIELNEGDNEIKLEANAAGLATIYFDNITFSQNENNGVYNFTNDVATTSASLPAANLITVKSGSAGVISYKDVNNNTSNAFKAYSVGSINGTAVADLDLFQTDAKDYSVTWKEYYSTNGGKKGVLLRASGANGSCTYADGMKQGYLFIALNNSDGTITLMPYVAGTDGIIAKPTYTTTTLKVMPGQPVWFRASAIANKLIFECSADGINWEGAPQTTFQDAIYTSGASELVWGLGSNNLNWVMDDIKFSSSSITLSKLDMEGFTYVQSSGPSASQMFSVSGNSLVGDISVEAPVNYELSLSANGTYQPKLILPQINGAVASTPIFVRMTSGLSTGKKVGVITIKTTNTIDRQISLTGKVDQSPIFVKYDFTNDVATTSATTPAAINATIGQGNAATAGVVSYTDANSLTSNVIKPYGVGQKNATGVIDLNAFSKTATNYSVTWKQYIGSDPTQYKTGVLLRGNTSKIGNATTGYVQGIMEGYLLLVYNTGTDSQFRIYRSTSSGLTTLISTTVSLDPIPNKPIWYRASASGSGSVALKIEYSTDGVNWTTGGSTTDGSSTYSAGATQIVWGLAVNSLDFYMDDIAFSGLDESATLEIDDDNDGVPNNIDICPNTPIGQAVNTTGCSQTQLDDDGDGIKNNVDLCSNTPTGQTVNANGCAQSQLDDDNDGVKNNVDLCPNTPTAQSVSASGCAQSQLDDDNDGVKNSLDICPNTPTGQSVNASGCAQSQLDDDNDGVKNNVDLCPNTPTGQSVNASGCALGQLDDDNDGVKNNVDLCPNTPTGQTVNTTGCAQSQLDDDNDGVKNNVDLCPNTPTGQSVNASGCALGQLDDDGDGVKNSVDLCPSTPVGQAVDANGCIALGSTNYSIEVVGESCPNKNNGQITITASQALTYSATVNGTPKSFTNKILALTNLNPGTYDICIDASGTTAKQCYSIVIPASAAITAKTTSTSEKLMVEIQSGTAPYQVNVNGVLQFETNNSNFGVDVSNGDVLEVTTSKECEGTYAKTITLFDFVQAVPNPTTGPFDIYLPTNDSSVEIGIYTVTGMLISKSVYIIENGKVHLDLGKEPAGVYFVRIQSNPLETIKIIKK; encoded by the coding sequence ATGAAAAAAAAAATACTTTTTTATAAAGAAAGTACTAAGAATATTTTTTTGATAATATTTTTTTTGTCTTTCGTTCAATTGGTTAACGCTCAACAAAATGTGTCTTTAAGGCGACCTGTTTCACCTGACAAGCCAATGTGGTTAGTTCATATTGATACTTGGAATTATGCAGATCCACAAAAAATTATTGATTTAATCCCCGTAGATATTCGTCCTTATGTTGTGATGAATATTTCACTTTCTATTAGTCATGATGTAGCAACTAGTCAGTTTAAAGTTGCTGAATATGGTTATGAAATAGCTAAGTCTTGGATTAGAACTTGCGCTCAGAATCGCATGTGGGCGATGATTCAACCTTCTAGTGGTGGATATTCCCAGTTTTCAGATTTTGATCTTTCGGTTTATGAAGAGTTTTATAAAGATTATCCAAACTTTATAGGATTCAATTATGCTGAACAATTCTGGGGATATGATGATGCCAGTGACCCGCTTTCCCCATCTTGGTCTAATCGAATGTCTCATTTTGCTAATTTATTAAAATTGAGCAACCAATATGGAGGTTATCTGTCAGTGAGTTGGTGTGGAAACCAATGGAGCCCTGCTATAAATCCTATTGGTATGATGAAACGAAATCCGGCTTTTGCTAAAGCTTGTCGGGATTATACAGAAAATTATATACTGTCCGAAAAATATACTCAAATTTCTTACCAGTCAGATATGGAGAGTATTTGTTTGGGATCTTATCTTTCAGGATATAGTGGGAATTATGGTATTCGTTATGACGATACAGGGTGGACAAATGCCAGTGGAGTCCATGAAGGTTTTACAATGGCTACTGCAGCTGCGCCACATTTTGAACACATGATGCTTACAGGACAAACCGTAATAGATGGTCCGGAGCTTATATGGACACAGTGTTTCCGTGAAACAAACCGTATCACTTCATCAAATGGTTATATGAGTCGAAATTGGGAAACTTTTCCTCAATTTGATAATACTTCTGTAGATATTTTCCGAAAAATATTAGATGGTACGGTCCGTATTCCAACCAGAACTGAAGTTATTGACCGAACTAAGGTCGTAATTGTTAATGATGTTCAATCGGGTACTCCTGATAATATTTATAGTACTCCTGAAACTTTGTTCGAAGGGCTTTACCGTATGGATGGTGATGGTAATTATAAAGATAATAAGAGTTTCTTTAAGAAAACGGGGCGATTTCCAACAATTCCAACGGTTTTTGAATTGGATGATACTGAGGCGAAGTCATTTGATGTCCAGATTAATAAATCAAATTATGCCACTAAATGGCCAACTATAACTTCTAAACAGACTGAATTAAATGCATTGTTTCCTGAAGAATATACCGGAGACTTATTTGTAGGGAGACATGAAAACGGATGGGTGACTTATAATCCATATAAAACAGTAGCTGGAAAAATTGCTAGTGCAAGTATCCCTTTTAAATACAATACATGTGAAAAGGTAGAGCTGACGTATTCACAATATTCTGCAGGAATTATTAAGGAATTTTCAAACAAAGTTAATTTCTATTTGACAAATTATAATGAGTATGATTCGAGTTTAAAGACAGATATTATCAAAATATTTGGAAGTAATTCAGAACCTACCTATTCTTATCTGGATAGAGCCAATCATCAGGCAAGTATTATTACAAAAAACTGGTCTGGAGGGGTACTTACTTTAACAATTCAGCATAATGGCCCTCTTGATTTAACTGTGAATTGTTCGGGTGCAGCAACAGGACGTTTATCAGCTTATACAGAAGCCCGATTAATTGAACCAAATAAACCGTCAGTTTATATTGGGGCTCGTCAAAATGAAGCAGAACATTTTGATTATAAAAACATAAACAGCATTATTACCGGTGGTCAAAATGGTTCTATAAGAAATTATCAGGGTCAGGGATATTTAAATTTTGGAACAAATGCTGCAGCAAGTATAAGAGATGTAATTAAAGCTTTAAGAAAAGGGACTTATCAACTTGAGATAAGATATTCAGCTCCTGTTTCAGCAGTTACAACTATTGATTTATATGTAAACGGGATTAAAGTTGCGACTCCAATATTTAATAAAACCAATGATGAAAGCTCTTGGTTAACGATATCACAAAATATAGAATTGAATGAGGGAGATAATGAAATAAAATTAGAAGCCAATGCGGCAGGTTTGGCAACTATTTATTTTGACAATATTACATTTTCACAGAATGAAAATAATGGAGTTTATAATTTTACAAATGATGTAGCTACTACAAGTGCTAGTTTGCCTGCTGCTAATTTAATTACCGTAAAAAGTGGTAGTGCTGGTGTAATATCATATAAAGATGTAAATAATAATACCAGTAATGCTTTTAAGGCTTATTCTGTGGGGTCAATTAACGGAACAGCAGTGGCAGATTTGGATTTGTTCCAGACTGACGCAAAAGATTATTCTGTTACCTGGAAAGAATATTATTCTACTAATGGAGGTAAAAAAGGTGTTTTATTAAGAGCATCAGGTGCAAATGGTTCATGCACTTATGCTGATGGAATGAAACAAGGATATTTGTTTATTGCTTTAAACAATTCAGATGGAACTATTACACTTATGCCTTATGTTGCTGGTACAGATGGTATTATAGCTAAACCAACTTATACAACCACAACTCTTAAAGTAATGCCGGGTCAACCTGTGTGGTTTAGGGCTTCTGCAATAGCTAATAAGTTAATTTTTGAATGTTCTGCAGACGGTATAAATTGGGAAGGTGCGCCGCAAACAACTTTCCAGGATGCCATTTATACTTCAGGAGCTTCAGAATTAGTCTGGGGATTAGGCTCAAACAATTTGAATTGGGTAATGGACGATATTAAATTTTCTTCATCAAGCATCACCTTATCTAAGCTTGACATGGAAGGGTTTACTTATGTTCAGAGTTCAGGTCCATCAGCCAGTCAAATGTTTTCTGTGTCAGGCAACTCACTTGTAGGAGACATAAGTGTTGAAGCTCCAGTAAATTACGAACTCTCTTTGAGTGCTAATGGCACATATCAGCCTAAACTTATATTACCGCAAATTAATGGAGCAGTAGCCAGTACACCAATATTTGTTCGTATGACATCTGGATTGTCAACAGGTAAAAAGGTAGGTGTAATCACAATAAAAACTACCAATACAATAGACCGTCAAATAAGTTTGACCGGTAAAGTAGATCAAAGTCCAATATTTGTTAAATATGATTTTACAAATGATGTGGCTACAACGTCTGCAACAACACCTGCGGCAATCAATGCAACTATTGGACAAGGGAATGCTGCAACAGCTGGCGTTGTATCTTATACAGATGCCAATAGTTTGACAAGTAATGTTATTAAACCTTATGGTGTGGGGCAAAAAAACGCTACAGGTGTGATAGATTTGAATGCTTTTTCGAAAACAGCTACAAATTACTCTGTAACATGGAAACAATACATTGGATCTGATCCAACTCAATATAAAACAGGCGTTTTGTTAAGAGGTAATACTAGTAAAATAGGTAATGCAACAACAGGATATGTTCAGGGTATTATGGAAGGTTATTTACTATTAGTGTATAATACAGGAACTGATTCACAATTTAGAATTTACCGCTCCACATCAAGTGGATTAACAACCCTAATTAGTACAACTGTAAGTTTGGATCCAATTCCTAATAAGCCTATTTGGTATAGAGCATCTGCTTCAGGAAGTGGTAGTGTTGCATTAAAAATTGAGTATTCAACTGATGGAGTAAACTGGACTACAGGCGGCTCCACTACTGACGGTAGTTCAACTTATTCAGCTGGAGCTACGCAAATTGTATGGGGTTTAGCTGTTAACAGTTTAGACTTTTACATGGATGATATTGCTTTTTCAGGTTTAGATGAATCAGCAACATTAGAAATTGATGATGATAATGACGGTGTACCAAATAATATAGACATTTGTCCAAATACACCAATAGGTCAAGCGGTAAATACCACTGGTTGTTCTCAGACTCAATTAGATGATGATGGGGATGGTATTAAAAACAATGTCGATCTTTGTTCAAATACACCAACTGGTCAAACTGTAAATGCTAATGGTTGCGCTCAGAGTCAATTAGATGATGATAATGATGGTGTTAAGAACAATGTTGATTTATGTCCAAATACACCAACAGCTCAGTCAGTAAGTGCTTCAGGTTGTGCCCAGAGTCAATTGGATGATGATAATGATGGTGTCAAAAATAGTCTGGATATCTGTCCAAACACACCAACAGGTCAGTCAGTAAATGCTTCAGGTTGTGCCCAGAGTCAATTAGATGATGATAATGATGGTGTTAAAAACAATGTTGATTTATGTCCAAATACACCAACAGGTCAGTCAGTAAATGCTTCGGGTTGTGCTTTGGGGCAATTAGATGATGACAATGATGGTGTGAAGAATAATGTTGATTTATGTCCAAACACACCAACAGGTCAGACGGTAAATACCACAGGCTGTGCTCAGAGTCAATTAGATGATGACAATGATGGTGTTAAGAACAATGTTGATTTATGTCCAAACACACCAACAGGTCAGTCAGTAAATGCTTCAGGTTGTGCTTTGGGGCAATTAGATGATGACGGCGACGGTGTTAAGAACAGTGTTGATTTATGTCCAAGTACACCTGTTGGTCAGGCAGTCGATGCTAATGGTTGTATCGCCTTAGGCTCAACGAATTATTCTATTGAAGTTGTTGGAGAAAGTTGTCCAAATAAGAACAATGGTCAAATTACCATCACAGCCAGCCAGGCTTTGACATATTCTGCAACTGTTAATGGAACCCCTAAATCTTTTACAAATAAAATTTTAGCCTTAACTAATCTTAATCCGGGTACTTATGATATATGTATTGATGCATCGGGGACGACTGCAAAACAATGCTATTCTATTGTAATTCCTGCAAGTGCGGCTATTACAGCAAAAACGACATCAACATCTGAAAAGTTAATGGTTGAAATTCAGTCAGGTACCGCTCCTTATCAGGTAAATGTTAATGGAGTACTACAATTTGAAACCAATAATTCCAATTTTGGTGTAGATGTAAGTAATGGGGATGTATTAGAAGTTACAACTTCAAAAGAATGTGAGGGGACTTATGCCAAAACGATTACTTTGTTTGATTTTGTTCAAGCCGTTCCAAATCCTACAACTGGTCCGTTTGATATTTATTTACCAACTAATGACAGCTCAGTAGAAATAGGAATTTATACTGTCACAGGAATGCTAATTTCTAAATCGGTTTACATTATTGAAAATGGTAAAGTACATTTAGATTTAGGAAAAGAACCTGCTGGAGTTTATTTTGTTAGAATACAATCAAATCCTTTAGAAACAATTAAAATCATTAAAAAGTAG
- a CDS encoding fibronectin type III domain-containing protein, with the protein MKKISLFILSLTLFSSCSSGGDEGDAQTPPTIPSLVYPTNNLVCIDNTVEFKWNASSDAQNDVITYQLDVATDNAFTKNVVTSTTTLLSKSLSLEKGKFYYWRVKAIDSKNKADKYTSVYTFFTENQGIVNHLPFIPEIKLPVLHSDVSGSSITLSWTAVDADNDNLLYDVYLGTSNFPTQKVASDLSAASYTASSLTSSTKYYWKVVVKDDKGGNTIGPVWDFNKQ; encoded by the coding sequence ATGAAAAAAATAAGTTTATTTATATTGAGTTTGACACTATTTTCTTCTTGTAGCAGTGGTGGAGATGAGGGCGATGCCCAAACTCCACCAACTATTCCAAGTTTAGTTTATCCAACAAATAATTTGGTTTGTATAGACAATACAGTTGAATTTAAGTGGAATGCTTCATCTGATGCTCAAAATGATGTGATTACTTATCAACTAGATGTTGCTACAGATAATGCTTTCACTAAAAATGTAGTTACTTCAACTACCACTTTGTTGAGTAAGTCATTGTCTTTAGAGAAGGGGAAGTTTTATTATTGGCGGGTAAAAGCAATTGATTCTAAAAATAAAGCAGATAAATATACTTCGGTATATACTTTTTTTACTGAAAATCAGGGAATAGTTAACCATTTACCATTTATACCAGAAATAAAATTACCTGTTTTACATTCGGATGTTTCCGGTAGTTCAATAACTTTAAGTTGGACAGCAGTAGATGCAGATAATGATAATTTGTTGTATGATGTGTATTTAGGAACGTCAAACTTTCCTACTCAAAAAGTAGCATCGGATTTGTCGGCTGCTTCTTATACAGCATCTTCATTGACATCTTCAACAAAATATTACTGGAAAGTTGTTGTTAAAGATGATAAAGGAGGAAATACTATAGGTCCGGTTTGGGATTTTAATAAACAATAA
- a CDS encoding thrombospondin type 3 repeat-containing protein, which translates to MKRKIKIKFAIIAGIIFCGLGFAQNPKVRIDKNTPYQKITGFGGFVNSPQFGYNHMSTAEIQKVWGANSGAGYNIMRLYIPENKSSWSSVLATAQLAKSMGLTIFASPWTMPAEWKTNNHINAVYVDANGVQQIGYLKPEHYQDYALYLDDFVTYLKNNGIELDYISVQNEPDEKALYHGCIWTPDQIATFVKDYGHLINCKVIAPESVGFSDNYANAFLKPEVMANFEVYGGHQYGGMQSVYKQFQNYNKQIWQTEYLINWNSSSGTTPRDFDWNTDGFSFAKSVNDALLGNINAWIHYATKRFYGLMGDGTNGSVDGEITKRGYVLQQLAKNVTGKTRINAIWTDEGFLKGSSYISEDGNKIVLFVYNTASTPSTLTVDLPFYTVSGTKALTNATSDYTISNLTYNEQTFRPVVTVDASSVMTFIFNKNSERLQSNMIGEDIHYNKIDVQQTSSATFGTAYKISGQTKTWSNPNPLFSSNTNGTNGYIALDDRYSKLIMHVNSATSVSNRYSDNTTLIYVNAAGTVKSKNYGRVTFPAAGSFDIVLDISTATLTDGIKGIISLTNSNYSSVLTMNFGDVYLNIGNEKTSKFSGVYFDDDSNLLDALTSSYSTSLDLRNVTAIPQSKNWYQSAANKNSIYYVPQGYTGLTTNVIANNNANLLSLADQSGDFSVPFNFNTTSATYTGVFAGYRTLTLPFEASIPTGVTAYNMVSSSANVSCTSIKNGIIPANTPVLISANGTFTFTGSGAVSTPKNLTVNNFVPVYISYKSPVKSYVFKTVNGVSGFYTVTTSSLSDMNPFTAYITSENLYTAEVLPLKFDISDDNDADGVPNNIDTCPNTPSGQTVNASGCAQSELDDDGDGVKNSLDICPNTLSGQTVNSSGCAQSQLDDDSDGVKNSIDICPNTPSGQAVDANGCIALGSTNYSIEVVGESCPNKNNGQITITASQNLTYSATVNGTSKAFTNKILALNNLAPGTYDICVEASGAASKQCYSIVIPASAAITAKTSSSSDKLHVEIESGTAPYQVNVNGVLQFETNNSNFDVAVNSGDVLEVSTSKLCEGTLVKTITLFDLVRAVPNPTTGPFDIYLPTNDTSVEIGIYTVNGILISKSVYTIENGKVHLDLGKEPTGVYFVKIQSNPIETIKIIKK; encoded by the coding sequence ATGAAAAGAAAAATTAAAATAAAATTTGCAATTATTGCGGGTATAATTTTTTGCGGTCTAGGGTTTGCACAAAATCCAAAAGTCAGAATTGACAAGAATACACCTTATCAAAAAATTACCGGATTTGGTGGATTTGTAAATAGTCCACAATTTGGTTATAATCATATGTCAACAGCAGAAATTCAAAAAGTTTGGGGTGCAAATAGTGGGGCAGGTTATAATATTATGCGACTTTATATTCCTGAAAATAAGAGTAGTTGGAGTTCTGTGTTGGCTACTGCACAACTTGCAAAATCTATGGGACTTACCATTTTTGCAAGTCCTTGGACAATGCCTGCAGAATGGAAAACTAATAATCATATTAATGCAGTGTACGTAGATGCTAATGGTGTACAACAGATAGGATATCTAAAGCCAGAACATTATCAGGATTATGCTTTATATCTGGATGATTTTGTGACGTATCTTAAAAATAATGGGATAGAACTGGATTATATTTCTGTACAAAATGAACCAGATGAGAAGGCATTGTATCATGGATGTATATGGACTCCAGATCAGATTGCTACTTTTGTGAAAGACTATGGTCATCTTATCAATTGTAAAGTAATCGCACCCGAGAGTGTTGGTTTTTCAGATAATTATGCAAATGCTTTTTTGAAGCCTGAAGTAATGGCTAATTTTGAAGTATATGGAGGCCATCAGTATGGTGGAATGCAGTCTGTCTATAAGCAATTTCAGAATTATAACAAACAAATCTGGCAGACAGAGTATCTTATCAATTGGAACTCTTCTAGTGGTACTACGCCAAGAGATTTTGATTGGAATACAGATGGTTTTTCTTTTGCTAAAAGTGTAAATGATGCGTTATTGGGTAATATAAATGCCTGGATTCATTATGCTACAAAGCGTTTTTATGGGTTAATGGGGGATGGAACTAATGGTTCTGTTGATGGTGAAATTACTAAAAGAGGATATGTTCTTCAGCAATTAGCTAAAAATGTTACCGGAAAGACCAGAATCAATGCTATATGGACAGATGAAGGTTTTTTAAAAGGATCTTCATATATTTCTGAAGATGGAAATAAAATCGTTTTATTTGTATATAATACTGCATCTACACCTTCAACTTTGACAGTAGATTTACCATTTTATACCGTTTCAGGAACAAAAGCACTTACAAATGCTACAAGTGATTATACCATTTCTAATCTTACTTATAATGAACAAACTTTTCGTCCTGTTGTAACTGTAGATGCTTCTAGTGTTATGACTTTTATTTTTAATAAAAATAGCGAGAGATTACAATCTAATATGATTGGGGAAGATATCCATTATAATAAAATTGATGTTCAGCAAACTTCTAGTGCTACTTTTGGAACGGCTTATAAAATTAGTGGACAAACTAAAACATGGTCTAATCCAAATCCTTTATTTAGTTCGAATACTAACGGAACAAATGGTTATATTGCTTTGGATGACAGATATAGCAAATTGATAATGCATGTAAACAGTGCAACATCTGTTTCTAATCGCTATTCTGATAATACGACGCTTATTTATGTAAATGCCGCCGGAACAGTAAAGAGTAAAAATTACGGGCGGGTGACTTTTCCCGCTGCTGGGAGTTTTGACATTGTTTTAGATATTTCCACAGCAACATTGACCGATGGTATTAAAGGAATTATTAGCCTTACAAATTCCAATTATAGTTCAGTACTCACCATGAATTTTGGAGATGTCTATCTGAATATCGGTAATGAAAAAACTTCGAAATTCTCCGGAGTTTATTTCGATGATGATAGTAACTTGCTGGATGCTTTGACAAGTAGCTATAGTACTTCTCTCGATCTTCGTAATGTAACAGCAATTCCCCAAAGTAAAAATTGGTATCAATCAGCAGCAAATAAAAACAGTATTTATTATGTGCCTCAAGGTTATACAGGTCTTACAACGAATGTTATTGCAAACAACAATGCAAATTTACTTTCACTAGCTGATCAGAGTGGTGATTTTAGTGTACCTTTTAATTTTAATACCACTTCAGCTACTTATACTGGAGTTTTTGCAGGGTATAGAACTTTGACATTGCCTTTTGAAGCATCAATTCCCACAGGAGTTACTGCTTATAATATGGTTTCATCATCTGCAAATGTTTCTTGTACATCAATCAAAAACGGAATTATTCCTGCGAATACGCCTGTTTTAATTAGTGCAAATGGCACCTTTACTTTTACGGGAAGTGGAGCTGTTTCTACTCCTAAAAATCTCACAGTAAATAATTTTGTGCCTGTGTATATCAGCTACAAATCTCCTGTGAAAAGTTATGTTTTTAAAACAGTTAATGGTGTTTCGGGATTTTATACTGTAACAACTTCTTCTCTTTCAGATATGAATCCATTTACGGCATATATTACTTCCGAAAATTTATATACAGCAGAAGTTCTTCCTCTAAAATTTGATATATCAGATGATAATGATGCAGATGGTGTTCCAAATAATATAGATACATGTCCTAATACACCATCAGGTCAAACCGTAAATGCCAGCGGATGTGCTCAAAGTGAATTAGATGACGATGGAGATGGTGTTAAAAATAGTCTGGATATCTGTCCAAATACTCTATCAGGTCAAACTGTAAATTCTAGTGGATGTGCTCAGAGTCAATTGGATGATGATAGCGATGGTGTTAAAAATAGTATTGATATTTGTCCAAATACACCTAGCGGTCAGGCTGTTGATGCTAATGGGTGTATAGCTTTAGGATCAACAAATTATTCTATTGAAGTTGTTGGCGAAAGTTGTCCAAATAAAAATAATGGTCAAATTACAATTACTGCCAGTCAGAATTTGACTTATTCAGCAACTGTTAACGGAACCTCTAAAGCTTTTACAAATAAGATTTTAGCGTTAAATAATCTTGCTCCGGGGACTTATGATATATGTGTTGAGGCTTCAGGTGCAGCTTCAAAACAATGCTACTCTATTGTAATTCCTGCAAGTGCAGCTATAACAGCAAAAACGAGTTCTTCGTCGGATAAATTACACGTTGAAATTGAATCAGGAACAGCACCTTACCAAGTAAATGTTAATGGAGTTTTACAATTTGAAACCAATAATTCAAATTTTGATGTAGCAGTAAATTCCGGAGATGTTTTGGAAGTTTCAACTTCAAAATTATGTGAAGGAACATTAGTTAAAACGATTACACTTTTTGATTTAGTGAGAGCAGTTCCTAATCCTACAACTGGTCCGTTTGATATTTATTTACCTACTAATGACACCTCAGTAGAAATAGGAATTTATACGGTAAATGGAATTTTAATTTCTAAATCGGTTTACACTATTGAAAATGGTAAAGTGCATTTAGATTTAGGAAAAGAACCAACAGGTGTTTATTTTGTCAAAATTCAATCAAATCCTATAGAGACAATTAAAATTATTAAAAAGTAA
- a CDS encoding fibronectin type III domain-containing protein, with protein sequence MKKTSLFILSLILLVSCSSGGDEGDAQTPPTIPGLVYPTNNLVCIDNTVELKWNASSDAQNDAITYQLDVATDNAFTKNVVTSTTTMLSKSLSLEKGKFYYWRVKAIDSNNKVGKYSSVYTFFTENEGIVNHLPFIPEIKTPVLHSSISGSTTTLSWTAVDADNDNLSYDVYLGTSNPPTQKVASDLSTATYEVSSLTPGTKYYWNIVVKDGKGGTTIGQVWSFSKQ encoded by the coding sequence ATGAAAAAAACAAGTTTATTTATTTTGAGTTTGATACTATTGGTTTCATGTAGTAGTGGTGGAGATGAGGGCGATGCCCAAACTCCACCGACTATTCCAGGTTTAGTTTATCCAACAAATAATTTGGTTTGTATAGACAATACAGTTGAATTGAAGTGGAATGCTTCATCTGATGCTCAAAATGATGCTATTACATATCAACTAGATGTTGCAACAGATAATGCTTTCACTAAAAATGTAGTTACTTCAACGACTACTATGCTGAGTAAGTCATTGTCTTTAGAGAAGGGTAAGTTTTATTATTGGCGGGTAAAAGCAATAGATTCTAACAATAAAGTTGGTAAATATTCTTCGGTATATACTTTTTTTACTGAAAATGAAGGAATAGTTAATCATTTACCGTTTATACCAGAAATAAAGACGCCGGTTTTGCATTCGAGTATTTCCGGTAGTACAACAACTTTAAGTTGGACAGCAGTAGATGCAGATAATGATAATTTGTCGTATGATGTGTATTTAGGAACTTCAAATCCACCTACTCAGAAAGTAGCTTCAGACTTATCTACTGCTACTTATGAAGTATCTTCATTAACACCTGGAACAAAGTATTATTGGAATATTGTTGTTAAAGATGGAAAAGGTGGAACTACAATTGGTCAAGTTTGGAGTTTTTCTAAACAATAA